One part of the Paraburkholderia flagellata genome encodes these proteins:
- a CDS encoding ATP-NAD kinase family protein, giving the protein MTTPVTVGVIANPASGRDIRRLTSHASVFPTAEKANMVVRLLAGLGALGVARVLTLRDNTGVAALLLRAIETHAAIAAHEPWPEVVFVDLPVSESVADTHAGVEHMVREEVALIAVLGGDGTHRAVAAHCGETPLLALSTGTNNAFPELREATVAGLAGALVATGAVPAESALSRNKRLVARCVEGPSRGREEIALVDICVARQQFIGARAISESSDIESLFLTFAPSDGIGLSSIGGAWAPVGRDAAHGLHMTFAQPGSAEGSGAGVPLLAPIAPGRVERLTMRTCQRLEVGVALPLEAGHGTLAFDGEREIEPARGDRYEVTLDWHGPLTVDVARTLRYAASHQLLREAAARV; this is encoded by the coding sequence GTGACGACGCCCGTGACCGTAGGCGTGATCGCGAACCCGGCATCGGGCCGCGACATCCGCCGTCTCACTTCGCATGCATCTGTCTTTCCCACGGCCGAGAAGGCGAATATGGTCGTGCGCCTGCTCGCGGGCCTGGGCGCGCTCGGCGTCGCGCGGGTGCTCACGCTGCGCGACAACACGGGCGTGGCCGCGCTGCTACTGCGCGCGATCGAGACGCACGCGGCCATTGCCGCGCACGAGCCTTGGCCCGAGGTCGTGTTCGTCGATTTGCCAGTGAGCGAAAGCGTCGCCGATACACACGCGGGCGTCGAACACATGGTGCGTGAGGAAGTCGCGCTGATCGCGGTGCTGGGCGGCGACGGCACCCATCGCGCCGTCGCTGCGCATTGCGGCGAGACGCCGCTGCTCGCGCTGTCAACCGGCACCAACAACGCCTTTCCCGAACTGCGCGAGGCCACCGTCGCGGGCCTCGCAGGCGCGCTTGTCGCGACCGGCGCGGTGCCCGCGGAGTCGGCGCTCTCGCGTAACAAGCGGCTCGTCGCGCGCTGCGTGGAAGGGCCCTCGCGCGGGCGTGAGGAAATCGCGCTCGTCGACATTTGCGTGGCGCGTCAGCAATTCATCGGCGCGCGCGCAATTTCAGAAAGTTCGGATATCGAATCACTTTTCCTGACCTTTGCGCCGTCCGACGGCATCGGCCTCTCGTCGATTGGCGGGGCATGGGCGCCGGTCGGGCGCGATGCGGCGCACGGCCTGCATATGACTTTCGCTCAGCCAGGCAGCGCCGAGGGCAGCGGCGCGGGTGTGCCGTTGCTCGCGCCGATCGCGCCGGGCCGCGTCGAGCGTCTGACGATGCGCACCTGCCAGCGCCTCGAAGTGGGTGTGGCACTGCCGCTCGAAGCGGGTCACGGCACGCTCGCGTTCGACGGCGAGCGCGAAATCGAACCGGCGCGCGGCGACCGCTATGAAGTGACGCTCGACTGGCACGGTCCGCTGACCGTCGATGTCGCGCGCACGCTGCGTTACGCGGCGTCGCATCAGTTGTTGCGTGAGGCCGCTGCGCGTGTGTAG
- a CDS encoding SDR family NAD(P)-dependent oxidoreductase produces MDTPLKGQVAIVTGGARGIGRGIALTLAQAGADVLLADLLEEPLAATTDEIRALGRRAAFAKVDVTQAAQLEGMVSQAISELGGLDILVNCAGVISISPVSELTERDWDFVMGVNAKGVFLGCKAVLPHFRMQKRGRVINVASIAGKEGFPNLAHYSASKFAVVGFTNALAKEVAREGITVNAICPGIVRTYMWDRLSDEWKTEGESVEESWQRHQLTLIPQGRAQTPEDMGRLALFFATMDNVTGQSVNVDGGFTFH; encoded by the coding sequence ATGGACACACCGTTGAAAGGCCAGGTCGCGATCGTGACTGGCGGCGCGCGCGGTATCGGCCGTGGCATTGCGCTCACGCTCGCGCAGGCCGGCGCGGACGTGCTGCTCGCGGATCTGCTCGAAGAGCCCCTTGCCGCGACGACCGATGAGATCCGCGCACTCGGCAGACGTGCGGCATTCGCCAAGGTCGACGTCACCCAGGCGGCCCAGCTCGAAGGGATGGTTTCGCAGGCGATCTCCGAACTCGGTGGCCTCGATATTCTCGTGAACTGCGCCGGCGTGATCTCGATTAGTCCGGTATCCGAATTAACGGAGCGGGACTGGGACTTCGTCATGGGCGTCAATGCAAAGGGCGTGTTTCTCGGCTGCAAAGCTGTGTTGCCGCATTTCCGTATGCAAAAACGTGGGCGGGTCATCAACGTCGCATCGATCGCAGGCAAGGAAGGTTTTCCGAATCTCGCGCACTACAGCGCTTCGAAATTCGCAGTCGTCGGCTTCACCAATGCGCTCGCCAAGGAGGTCGCGCGTGAAGGCATCACCGTGAATGCGATTTGCCCCGGCATCGTGCGCACCTATATGTGGGACCGGCTCTCCGACGAATGGAAGACCGAAGGCGAGAGCGTCGAAGAGTCCTGGCAGCGCCATCAGCTCACGCTGATCCCGCAAGGCCGCGCGCAAACGCCGGAGGACATGGGGAGGCTCGCCCTGTTCTTCGCGACCATGGACAACGTCACGGGCCAGTCGGTGAACGTCGACGGCGGTTTCACTTTTCACTAG
- a CDS encoding sigma-54-dependent Fis family transcriptional regulator, giving the protein MPYALASTRHAERVRGAVEGRLPAPSDSPRLVSSWQRSFERYQLDPGSVIGPRVLSAAELREIRDREESFLRASGQCLTRLHDMVREADYCVMLTDAHGVTIDYRLDRERRNDFKHAGLYIGSCWSESEEGTCGIANVLTDLAPITVHKTDHFRAAFTTLTCSAAPIFAPGGELIGVLDASAVQSPDNRESQRIVNQLVRQSATLIEDGYFLHRLASCWILFGHQNRNYVEAQPELLIAFDENGNVVAANRRAREYMPCLDGPRHIDEIFDSSHVQLRDIGRIETIAALRLRANGSMLYARIRAPLGASGYGGHSARSGHSGGASAAHGAMPLRRDAGDTHEYDRSALGPFLRSADARVAENARIAQRVAGKRLPILLLGETGAGKEVFARAIHDASARRNRPFIAVNCGALPESLIESELFGYAPGAFTGARRHGARGKIAMADGGTLFLDEIGDMPLALQTRLLRVLAEGEVLPLGSETAVRVDIDVVCATHRDLAHMASAGTFRDDLYYRLSGAVLTLPPLRERRDIALIIDTVFAEEAQAAGRPLALDATLAVRLAAFAWPGNLRQLRNAMRYACAVCDTVLVEARHLSADLSASLPELAPAAAPRAQAGTLAASPLCDEDERARIVAALTAHRWRPNAAAQALGISRATLYRRMAKLSIVGPHRA; this is encoded by the coding sequence ATGCCCTACGCCCTTGCGTCTACCCGGCACGCCGAGCGCGTGCGTGGCGCCGTAGAAGGCCGGCTGCCTGCGCCGTCCGATTCGCCGCGTCTCGTCTCGTCGTGGCAGCGCTCGTTCGAGCGCTATCAGCTGGACCCCGGCTCCGTGATCGGTCCGCGCGTGCTGAGCGCCGCCGAGTTGCGCGAGATCCGCGATCGCGAGGAGTCCTTCCTGCGCGCCTCCGGCCAATGTCTCACCCGCCTGCACGATATGGTGCGCGAAGCCGATTACTGCGTGATGCTGACCGACGCGCACGGCGTGACCATCGACTATCGCCTCGACCGCGAGCGCCGCAACGACTTCAAGCACGCGGGGCTCTATATCGGCTCGTGCTGGTCGGAGAGCGAGGAAGGCACCTGCGGCATCGCGAACGTGCTCACCGATCTCGCGCCCATCACCGTGCACAAGACCGATCATTTCCGCGCCGCGTTCACCACGCTCACCTGCAGCGCCGCGCCGATTTTCGCGCCGGGCGGCGAGCTGATCGGCGTGCTCGACGCTTCGGCCGTGCAGTCGCCCGACAATCGCGAGAGCCAGCGCATCGTCAACCAGCTCGTGCGCCAGAGCGCCACGCTCATCGAAGACGGCTATTTCCTGCATCGGCTCGCGTCGTGCTGGATACTTTTCGGCCACCAGAATCGCAACTACGTCGAAGCGCAGCCCGAACTACTGATTGCCTTCGACGAAAACGGTAACGTGGTCGCCGCGAACCGGCGCGCGCGCGAATACATGCCCTGCCTCGACGGCCCGCGTCATATCGACGAGATTTTCGATTCGTCGCACGTGCAGTTGCGCGACATCGGGCGCATCGAAACCATCGCGGCGCTGCGCCTGCGCGCGAATGGCTCGATGCTGTATGCGCGCATTCGCGCGCCGCTTGGGGCGAGCGGTTACGGCGGACACAGCGCACGTAGCGGCCACAGCGGCGGCGCCAGCGCGGCGCATGGCGCGATGCCGCTGCGGCGCGATGCCGGCGACACGCACGAATACGATCGCAGCGCGCTCGGGCCCTTCTTGCGGAGCGCCGACGCGCGTGTGGCAGAGAACGCGCGCATCGCGCAACGCGTAGCGGGCAAGCGTCTGCCGATCCTGCTGCTCGGCGAAACGGGCGCCGGCAAGGAAGTGTTCGCACGCGCGATTCACGACGCCAGCGCGCGACGCAATCGGCCATTCATCGCGGTGAACTGCGGGGCGCTGCCCGAGTCGCTGATCGAGAGCGAACTGTTCGGCTATGCGCCGGGCGCATTCACGGGCGCGCGCCGCCATGGTGCCCGCGGCAAGATCGCGATGGCCGACGGTGGCACGCTCTTTCTGGACGAAATCGGCGACATGCCGCTCGCGCTGCAAACACGCCTTTTACGCGTGCTCGCCGAGGGCGAAGTCCTGCCGCTAGGCAGCGAAACAGCGGTGCGCGTCGATATCGACGTAGTGTGCGCAACGCACCGGGACCTCGCACACATGGCGAGTGCCGGGACATTCCGCGACGATCTCTACTACCGGCTGAGCGGTGCCGTGCTCACGCTGCCGCCGCTGCGCGAGCGGCGCGACATTGCCTTGATCATTGACACGGTATTCGCGGAAGAAGCGCAGGCCGCAGGCCGCCCGCTCGCGCTCGACGCCACGCTCGCGGTGCGGCTCGCCGCGTTCGCGTGGCCGGGGAATCTGCGGCAGTTGCGCAATGCGATGCGCTACGCATGCGCCGTATGTGACACGGTGCTGGTAGAAGCGCGGCACCTGAGCGCCGACCTCTCGGCGAGCCTGCCGGAACTTGCACCTGCCGCCGCGCCCCGCGCCCAGGCCGGCACGTTGGCGGCATCGCCGCTCTGCGACGAAGATGAGCGCGCACGCATCGTTGCGGCGCTCACGGCGCACCGCTGGCGTCCGAACGCCGCCGCGCAGGCGCTAGGCATCTCGCGCGCGACGCTGTATCGGCGCATGGCGAAGCTCAGCATCGTCGGGCCCCATCGCGCTTGA